One window of the Capnocytophaga haemolytica genome contains the following:
- the pta gene encoding phosphate acetyltransferase yields MNKSVYIMAPNANSGKSLVSLGVLQMVMRNTANVGYFKPIVEKKSKKDKFVETVLSHFNLNMQYEDAHVYTRKEAVALKNEGSIGEVYDTIIKRYKELEAKFDFVLVDSASIGEDSNPFDESLNASIAQSLNIPTLVVLNDAYASEEELIEQVQVELHNLLEKDVRVLSVFINKAKNATAETKTRLEAIFKDIPFTIIEEREELSRPTIREVAEALDAEFIYKGDSIDVITKRTIIGAMRLSNYLDRLTEGGLAVISADRSDLILGTLLANYANFSQIRGVVLYGGFKPEPSVIKILEGLQQHIPVMIAKSDTFEVANAIGNVQSSIYPENTEKIKLSLQLFEETVDVKRLNDSISSFKSETITPRMFQYNMVEKARKAQKRIVLPEGNDDRVLTAASQLAEDELVYLTILGDPETVKARAKGVLGLKWNEDRITVVDPIHSPKYEAYAEKLYELRKAKGMELSQAKDLMLDASYFGTMMVFLGDADGMVSGAVNTTAHTIRPSLQFVKTKPGVNTVSSVFFMLLHDRVLVYGDCAIVPNPTAEQLAEIAITSADSAIAFGIEPKVALLSYSSGTSGSGADVDKVREATAIVKQQRPDLLVEGPIQYDAAVDPKVAKGKMPNSPVAGQANVLIFPDLNTGNNTYKAVQRETGALAIGPVLQGLRKPVNDLSRGALIPDIYNTVLITAIQSEM; encoded by the coding sequence ATGAATAAATCAGTTTATATTATGGCTCCTAATGCCAACAGTGGCAAGTCGTTAGTGAGCTTAGGCGTGTTGCAAATGGTGATGCGCAACACAGCCAATGTAGGCTATTTTAAGCCTATTGTAGAGAAGAAATCAAAGAAAGACAAGTTTGTTGAGACGGTGCTCTCGCATTTTAACCTCAATATGCAATACGAGGATGCACACGTCTACACACGTAAAGAGGCTGTTGCCCTTAAGAACGAGGGGAGTATCGGTGAGGTATACGACACTATCATCAAGCGTTATAAAGAGCTTGAGGCTAAGTTCGACTTTGTGCTCGTGGATAGTGCCAGTATTGGTGAAGACAGCAATCCTTTTGATGAGAGCCTGAATGCTTCTATCGCGCAGAGCCTTAATATTCCTACTTTGGTAGTACTAAATGATGCGTACGCCTCAGAGGAAGAACTCATTGAGCAGGTGCAAGTGGAGTTGCATAACCTTTTAGAGAAAGATGTGCGCGTGCTCAGCGTATTCATCAATAAAGCAAAGAATGCTACTGCAGAAACCAAAACGCGCTTAGAGGCTATTTTTAAGGATATTCCTTTTACGATCATCGAAGAGCGCGAAGAGCTATCGCGCCCTACTATCAGAGAGGTTGCTGAGGCGTTAGATGCTGAGTTTATTTACAAAGGCGACAGCATAGACGTGATCACTAAGCGCACTATCATTGGGGCAATGCGTCTATCCAACTACTTAGACCGCCTCACTGAAGGGGGCTTGGCAGTGATCTCTGCTGACAGAAGCGATCTTATCTTGGGTACACTACTGGCGAATTATGCTAACTTCTCACAAATCAGAGGGGTAGTGCTCTATGGCGGATTTAAGCCAGAGCCATCAGTTATCAAGATTTTAGAAGGCTTGCAACAGCATATTCCTGTGATGATTGCCAAGAGCGATACCTTTGAGGTGGCTAACGCTATTGGTAATGTGCAGTCAAGCATCTATCCAGAGAATACAGAGAAAATAAAACTATCGTTACAGCTTTTTGAGGAGACAGTAGATGTGAAACGCCTCAATGACAGTATTTCGAGCTTTAAGTCAGAGACCATTACCCCACGTATGTTCCAATACAATATGGTGGAAAAGGCGCGCAAGGCACAGAAACGCATTGTGTTGCCAGAGGGCAATGACGACCGTGTGCTCACTGCTGCTTCTCAATTGGCAGAAGACGAGTTGGTATACCTCACTATCTTAGGTGATCCTGAGACAGTGAAAGCTCGTGCGAAAGGCGTGCTCGGCTTAAAATGGAATGAAGATCGTATCACCGTGGTAGACCCTATCCATAGTCCTAAGTACGAGGCGTATGCAGAGAAGCTGTACGAATTGCGCAAGGCAAAGGGTATGGAGCTCTCACAAGCTAAGGACTTGATGCTCGATGCCTCTTATTTTGGCACAATGATGGTATTCTTGGGCGATGCTGATGGTATGGTCTCAGGAGCGGTGAATACTACGGCACATACTATTCGTCCGTCATTACAATTTGTAAAGACTAAGCCAGGGGTAAACACTGTGTCCTCAGTGTTCTTTATGCTTTTGCACGATAGGGTGTTGGTATATGGCGATTGTGCGATTGTGCCTAACCCAACGGCAGAACAATTGGCAGAGATTGCTATTACCTCTGCCGACTCAGCGATTGCTTTTGGTATTGAGCCTAAGGTAGCCTTGTTGTCGTACTCTTCAGGTACCTCAGGCAGTGGTGCCGACGTGGACAAGGTACGCGAGGCTACTGCTATCGTGAAACAACAACGCCCCGACTTACTTGTAGAAGGACCTATCCAATACGATGCAGCGGTAGACCCCAAAGTGGCTAAGGGCAAGATGCCTAATTCCCCAGTGGCTGGGCAAGCGAATGTGCTTATCTTCCCAGACCTCAACACAGGGAATAACACCTACAAAGCGGTGCAACGCGAAACAGGGGCTTTGGCTATCGGGCCTGTACTGCAAGGACTCAGGAAGCCCGTAAACGACCTCAGCCGTGGGGCACTCATTCCGGATATCTACAACACCGTGCTCATTACAGCCATACAGTCGGAAATGTAG
- the folP gene encoding dihydropteroate synthase, translated as MDMNCKGTLVSLASPKVMGILNITPDSFYEGSRVTEVNVLKRAEKMLSEGADFLDIGGYSTRPNAAEVSQEEELHRVVPVVKLLLKAFPTARLSIDTFRSEVARQTLEEGACIINDISAGLLDDKMLEVVAKYQVPYIAMHLVGTPQTMQQRTHYESIIKEMLYYFSERKAKALSLGINDFVVDPGFGFSKTLDQNYEVLHNLEYFQELGCPILVGVSRKSMLYKLLDTTPQEALNATSVVNTIALMKGAHILRVHDVKEAKECITIYNKMR; from the coding sequence ATGGATATGAATTGTAAAGGAACGCTTGTATCTCTTGCCTCACCAAAGGTAATGGGGATATTGAATATAACGCCTGACTCTTTTTATGAGGGCAGTAGAGTTACAGAAGTCAATGTGCTGAAACGTGCTGAGAAAATGCTATCAGAAGGGGCTGATTTCTTGGATATTGGTGGATACAGCACGCGCCCTAATGCTGCTGAAGTATCTCAGGAAGAGGAGCTGCATAGGGTAGTCCCAGTAGTGAAGCTGTTACTAAAAGCATTCCCTACGGCAAGGCTTTCTATTGATACTTTCAGAAGTGAAGTAGCACGGCAGACTTTAGAGGAAGGGGCTTGCATTATTAATGATATTTCTGCGGGGCTGCTTGATGATAAGATGTTGGAAGTAGTGGCGAAATATCAAGTGCCTTATATTGCAATGCATTTAGTAGGTACTCCTCAAACAATGCAACAACGAACTCACTATGAATCAATCATCAAGGAGATGCTTTACTATTTCTCAGAAAGAAAGGCAAAAGCACTCAGTTTGGGGATTAATGACTTTGTGGTTGATCCTGGCTTTGGTTTCTCTAAAACCTTAGATCAGAATTATGAGGTATTACATAATTTGGAATACTTTCAGGAATTAGGTTGCCCTATTTTAGTAGGAGTCTCACGTAAGTCAATGCTTTATAAGTTGTTGGATACAACTCCTCAAGAGGCACTCAATGCTACCTCAGTGGTCAATACTATTGCTTTGATGAAAGGGGCGCATATATTACGTGTACACGATGTGAAAGAGGCTAAGGAATGTATAACCATTTACAATAAGATGCGATGA
- a CDS encoding acetate/propionate family kinase, with product MEILIINSGSSSLKYQLIDSKTGVSHARGLVDRIGIDGSTIKYIALKNGKEVEVKREVAIPTHEVGMNLVAELLTDKEVGVISNPSEIKGVGHRVVHGGETLVQPTVITDEVVSKIEQLIPLSPLHNPGHLEGIRVARKLFSNATHVAVFDTAFHQTMPAKAFRYAIPNEYYEKHGVRAYGFHGTSHKYVDAQARKYLNNPHLKNITIHLGNGASMAAVNVEGHCVDTSMGLTPLDGLIMGTRCGLIDASVVFFLNEELGLSNEEIKTIFNKKSGMLGLTGNSDARDVSAKYHKGDVEAILCYEMYAYRIQKFIGAYTAALNGLDSIVFTAGVGENDALTRSLVCKNMEFFGIKLDEEKNVSRNHPTEPVEIQATDSRVKILVIPTNEELQIVNEIVNLV from the coding sequence ATGGAGATACTTATTATCAATTCAGGGAGTTCGTCCCTTAAATATCAATTAATAGACTCAAAAACAGGTGTATCGCACGCACGAGGCTTGGTAGACCGCATCGGTATTGATGGCAGTACTATCAAATACATAGCCCTAAAAAATGGCAAAGAAGTAGAAGTAAAACGTGAGGTAGCAATCCCAACGCACGAGGTGGGTATGAACCTTGTAGCAGAGCTGCTTACTGATAAAGAAGTAGGGGTTATCAGCAACCCCAGCGAGATTAAAGGTGTAGGCCATCGCGTGGTGCACGGCGGGGAGACCTTAGTGCAACCCACAGTGATCACCGATGAAGTAGTGAGCAAGATAGAACAACTTATCCCGCTCTCACCTTTGCACAACCCTGGGCACTTAGAAGGCATCAGAGTGGCACGTAAGTTGTTCAGCAATGCTACTCACGTGGCGGTGTTCGATACGGCTTTCCACCAGACGATGCCTGCTAAAGCGTTCCGCTACGCTATCCCCAATGAGTATTACGAAAAACACGGGGTGCGCGCCTATGGTTTCCACGGCACCAGCCATAAATATGTAGACGCTCAGGCACGCAAGTACCTCAACAATCCTCATTTGAAGAACATCACGATTCACTTGGGAAATGGCGCAAGTATGGCAGCCGTAAACGTTGAGGGGCACTGCGTGGATACCTCAATGGGCTTAACCCCTCTTGATGGACTTATTATGGGCACACGTTGTGGCCTCATTGACGCCTCTGTGGTCTTCTTCCTCAATGAAGAATTAGGGCTCAGCAATGAAGAAATCAAAACGATCTTCAATAAAAAGAGTGGTATGCTTGGGCTTACCGGCAACTCCGATGCCCGCGATGTCTCTGCTAAATATCACAAAGGCGATGTTGAGGCTATTCTCTGCTATGAGATGTACGCTTACCGTATACAGAAGTTCATTGGGGCGTACACTGCAGCACTCAACGGCTTAGACAGCATTGTTTTTACTGCTGGCGTAGGTGAAAATGACGCACTCACACGTTCATTAGTATGTAAGAATATGGAGTTTTTCGGTATCAAGCTCGATGAGGAGAAGAACGTAAGTCGCAACCACCCTACTGAGCCTGTGGAGATACAAGCCACAGATAGCCGTGTGAAGATCTTAGTAATCCCTACCAATGAGGAATTACAAATTGTGAATGAGATTGTAAATTTAGTATAG
- a CDS encoding LptF/LptG family permease encodes MKILDWYILKRYLLTFFVMLLMFIPIGIVVDLSEKVDKMLDKKAPLSEILAYYGSFIIYYANILFPIFLFMSIIWFTSRLAMRTEIIAILGSGISYRRFLRPYLVGASIVSVVVFFMGMFIVPAASTVYNDFWNKYLRGSEVESVSELYNQFSENDVLYVSSFDYKKKTGYNFSVEHFKGIKMTEKINAAEIQWIDSTHTYQLRNYVKRRVGEGDDVIQRKEVLDTIFNFKIDDLMPMEYTAENKNLFELNKFIEREKMKGSPNINLYLLVKYRRWSAMITAFILTFIGVAVSSVKKRGGMGINLIFGVVIGFSYVFFDRIFGTLAQTSGLSPLMAVVIPNLIFLTLAIVLLKRVRS; translated from the coding sequence ATGAAAATACTTGATTGGTACATACTAAAGCGTTATTTATTGACGTTCTTTGTGATGCTATTGATGTTTATCCCCATAGGGATCGTGGTCGATCTCTCGGAAAAGGTCGATAAGATGCTTGATAAGAAGGCACCGCTGAGCGAAATACTTGCTTATTACGGTAGCTTTATCATTTATTACGCGAATATACTCTTCCCGATCTTCCTTTTTATGTCGATCATCTGGTTTACCTCGCGCCTAGCGATGCGCACGGAGATCATTGCCATTCTGGGCTCGGGGATTTCGTATCGGCGGTTTCTGCGTCCGTATTTAGTGGGGGCGTCGATCGTATCGGTGGTGGTATTCTTTATGGGGATGTTCATCGTGCCAGCCGCAAGCACGGTGTATAACGACTTTTGGAATAAGTACTTACGTGGTTCGGAGGTGGAGAGCGTCTCGGAGCTTTACAATCAGTTCTCGGAGAACGATGTGCTGTACGTAAGCTCGTTCGACTACAAGAAAAAGACGGGCTATAACTTTTCGGTAGAGCATTTTAAGGGTATTAAGATGACCGAGAAGATCAATGCGGCTGAGATACAGTGGATAGATAGCACCCACACCTATCAATTGCGCAATTATGTAAAGCGTAGGGTAGGGGAGGGCGATGATGTGATACAGCGCAAGGAGGTGCTGGACACTATCTTCAACTTTAAGATTGACGACTTGATGCCGATGGAGTATACGGCGGAGAATAAGAACCTCTTTGAGCTCAATAAGTTCATCGAGCGTGAGAAGATGAAGGGGTCGCCGAATATCAACCTCTATCTGCTGGTGAAATACAGGCGTTGGAGTGCGATGATTACGGCTTTTATCTTGACATTCATCGGCGTGGCGGTCTCCTCAGTGAAGAAGCGCGGTGGTATGGGGATTAACCTTATCTTTGGGGTGGTAATTGGCTTTAGTTACGTGTTCTTCGACCGCATTTTCGGTACCTTGGCGCAAACCTCAGGGCTCTCACCGTTGATGGCGGTGGTAATCCCAAATCTAATATTCCTCACCTTGGCAATTGTGCTGCTGAAAAGAGTAAGAAGCTGA
- a CDS encoding glycosyl hydrolase family 95 catalytic domain-containing protein: MKTNLLLLLLILSSFAYSQPQDVAVVFHSPAATFTESLPIGNGRLGAMLFGRTDIDHIVLNEISLWSGGAQEADDPEAHKYLPEIQRLLLERKNLEAQKLLEKHFIAKSKGSCNGRGATCHYGCYQVLGELSLDWGSNSTVKNYRRILDLEKAMATTTFERNGAQIEQRAFADFKNDLLWVKIRSNKPLGVKIALNRKENATTRYEGNRIVLNGILPDEDKEGMHFASVIEVSADGTLQATPSALAVTNAKEIVLKISAATNYNYLNGGLTKDDILKKAVSYIEKLPKDFERAYTESKTLYQELFNRNRWTSKPNATTESLTTFERLERFHKGEKDALMPVLYYNFGRYLLICSSRKGLLPANLQGLWAEEYQTPWNGDYHLNINLQMNYWLAEMANLSQLTEPLHRFTKHLVPNGEKTAKAYYNAEGWVAHVISNPWFYTSPGESANWGSTLTGGAWLCEHLWQHYQYTQDIDFLKKYYPVLREAARFFESVLIKDTQTGYWVTAPSNSPENAYIFRSSGKSKRQIGFTCIAPTMDMQIIRELFTNTLQASEILGLDKDKQKQWQDIIAHTAPNTIGKEGDLNEWLDDWEDAEPTHRHVSHLYGLYPYDEITPWDTPELAKAAKKTLEKRGDGGTGWSRAWKINFWARLQDGNHALLLLRQLLKPVNPTSKEGQLGGTYPNLFCAHPPFQIDGNLGGAAGIGEMLLQSHGKNGTIRFLPALPSHEDWKAGNMKGMRARNGFEVSFQWENFQLKQAEILSLSGNKCSVWLPTGKSVYLNGKVIAKGDKNKEVSFQTKKGNKYLIY, encoded by the coding sequence CCTGAGTAGTTTTGCCTACTCACAGCCACAGGACGTAGCAGTGGTATTCCACTCACCTGCAGCTACTTTTACCGAAAGCCTCCCCATTGGCAATGGCAGATTGGGGGCTATGCTATTCGGTAGAACTGATATAGACCATATTGTGCTCAATGAGATATCACTATGGTCGGGCGGTGCCCAAGAGGCTGACGATCCAGAAGCGCATAAGTATCTACCAGAAATACAACGCTTGCTTTTGGAACGCAAGAACTTAGAGGCTCAAAAGCTCTTAGAAAAACACTTTATAGCCAAAAGTAAAGGCTCTTGCAATGGCAGAGGGGCTACCTGCCACTACGGTTGCTATCAAGTGTTAGGCGAATTGAGCCTCGACTGGGGGAGCAATAGCACTGTGAAGAACTATCGGCGCATCCTCGATCTTGAAAAGGCAATGGCAACCACTACTTTTGAGCGCAATGGTGCCCAAATAGAGCAGCGTGCCTTTGCTGACTTTAAGAACGATCTCCTCTGGGTGAAAATACGTAGTAATAAGCCTTTGGGAGTAAAAATTGCTCTTAATCGAAAAGAGAATGCTACCACTCGCTATGAGGGTAACAGAATCGTGCTTAATGGTATTTTGCCCGATGAGGATAAAGAAGGGATGCACTTTGCCTCAGTGATAGAGGTAAGTGCTGATGGCACCCTGCAAGCTACTCCCTCAGCCTTAGCCGTAACCAATGCCAAGGAGATTGTACTGAAAATCAGCGCAGCTACTAATTACAATTACCTCAACGGCGGTCTTACCAAGGATGATATACTGAAAAAAGCAGTATCTTATATAGAAAAATTACCTAAGGACTTCGAGAGGGCTTATACAGAAAGCAAAACCCTCTATCAGGAGTTGTTCAATCGCAACCGCTGGACGAGTAAGCCCAATGCCACTACTGAAAGCCTCACAACTTTCGAGCGCCTTGAGCGTTTCCATAAAGGTGAAAAGGACGCCCTTATGCCTGTGCTGTACTACAACTTCGGACGTTATTTATTGATATGCTCTTCACGCAAAGGACTATTACCCGCCAACCTACAAGGCTTATGGGCAGAAGAGTACCAGACTCCTTGGAATGGTGATTATCACCTGAATATCAACCTACAAATGAACTACTGGCTGGCCGAAATGGCAAACCTCTCTCAACTGACAGAGCCACTACATCGCTTTACGAAGCACTTAGTGCCTAATGGTGAAAAGACAGCCAAAGCGTACTACAACGCAGAGGGATGGGTAGCCCACGTGATAAGCAATCCTTGGTTCTACACTTCCCCTGGCGAAAGTGCTAATTGGGGCTCAACCCTCACTGGAGGGGCTTGGCTGTGCGAGCATCTGTGGCAACACTATCAGTATACTCAGGATATTGATTTCTTAAAGAAATACTACCCTGTATTGAGAGAGGCAGCACGTTTTTTTGAGAGTGTACTGATCAAAGACACTCAAACAGGCTACTGGGTAACCGCCCCTTCTAATTCACCTGAAAATGCTTATATATTCCGTTCCAGCGGCAAGAGCAAAAGGCAAATAGGCTTTACTTGCATCGCCCCTACGATGGATATGCAGATCATAAGGGAGTTATTTACAAACACCTTACAGGCATCTGAAATATTAGGGCTGGATAAGGACAAGCAGAAGCAATGGCAAGATATTATCGCCCATACAGCGCCTAACACCATTGGTAAAGAGGGTGACCTAAATGAATGGCTCGATGACTGGGAAGATGCTGAACCTACCCACCGACACGTATCGCACCTTTATGGACTCTACCCTTATGATGAGATCACCCCGTGGGACACCCCAGAACTTGCAAAAGCAGCTAAGAAAACACTCGAAAAGCGAGGCGATGGGGGCACAGGATGGTCGCGTGCGTGGAAGATCAACTTTTGGGCACGCTTGCAAGATGGTAACCACGCATTGCTACTACTCAGGCAATTGCTAAAACCTGTAAACCCTACAAGCAAAGAGGGACAACTGGGTGGCACCTACCCTAACCTATTCTGCGCACACCCTCCATTCCAAATTGATGGTAATCTTGGTGGGGCTGCAGGCATCGGTGAAATGCTATTGCAAAGCCACGGGAAAAATGGTACAATACGCTTCTTACCTGCCCTACCCTCTCACGAAGATTGGAAAGCAGGCAATATGAAAGGAATGCGAGCACGCAATGGCTTTGAAGTCAGCTTCCAATGGGAAAACTTTCAACTAAAGCAAGCGGAGATACTCTCATTAAGTGGCAATAAGTGCTCGGTTTGGCTTCCCACTGGGAAAAGTGTATATCTGAACGGAAAAGTGATCGCCAAAGGAGATAAAAATAAAGAGGTGAGTTTTCAGACAAAAAAAGGGAACAAGTACCTCATCTATTGA
- the tgt gene encoding tRNA guanosine(34) transglycosylase Tgt — protein sequence MEFELLTTDAATKARAGRITTAHGVIETPIFMPVGTVGTVKGVHQRELKEDINADIILGNTYHLYLRPQTDILEAAGGLHRFMNWDRSILTDSGGYQVYSLSATRKIKEEGVKFKSHIDGSYHVFSPEKVMEIERSIGADIMMAFDECTPYPCDYAYAKRSMAMTHRWLDRCIAHLEKVPPKYGYAQSLFPIVQGATYRDLRTQSAEYIASKGADGNAIGGLSVGEPAEKMYEITELVCDILPKDKPRYLMGVGTPVNILENIALGVDMMDCVMPTRNARNGMLFTSEGIINIKNKKWEADFSPIDADGHTYVDTYYTKAYLRHLFAANEFLGKQIASIHNLGFYLWLVREARRQILAGSFASWKAAMVPRLENRL from the coding sequence ATGGAATTTGAATTATTGACCACTGATGCGGCGACCAAGGCGCGTGCGGGGCGTATTACCACCGCACACGGGGTGATTGAGACGCCCATCTTTATGCCTGTGGGCACCGTGGGGACGGTGAAAGGGGTGCATCAGCGCGAACTGAAGGAGGACATCAATGCTGATATTATCTTGGGCAATACCTACCACCTCTATTTGCGTCCGCAGACTGACATACTTGAGGCGGCGGGCGGTTTGCATCGTTTTATGAATTGGGATAGGAGTATCCTGACCGACAGTGGGGGCTATCAGGTGTATTCGCTCTCGGCTACACGCAAGATAAAGGAGGAAGGGGTGAAGTTTAAGAGCCATATCGACGGCTCATACCACGTTTTTTCACCCGAGAAGGTGATGGAGATCGAGCGCTCGATTGGGGCGGACATTATGATGGCGTTCGACGAGTGTACGCCCTATCCGTGCGATTATGCATACGCGAAACGCTCAATGGCAATGACGCATCGCTGGCTGGATAGGTGTATTGCACACTTGGAGAAGGTGCCACCGAAGTATGGTTACGCGCAAAGCCTCTTCCCGATCGTGCAAGGGGCTACTTATCGCGATTTGCGCACTCAGTCGGCAGAGTATATCGCCAGCAAGGGGGCGGATGGCAACGCTATCGGTGGCCTCTCGGTGGGAGAGCCTGCGGAGAAGATGTATGAGATCACCGAGTTGGTGTGCGACATCCTCCCGAAGGACAAGCCGCGCTACTTGATGGGGGTAGGCACGCCAGTGAATATCCTCGAGAATATCGCCCTTGGGGTGGATATGATGGATTGCGTGATGCCTACTCGCAATGCGCGCAATGGGATGCTCTTTACCTCCGAGGGGATTATCAATATTAAGAATAAGAAGTGGGAGGCGGATTTCTCGCCGATTGATGCCGATGGGCATACATACGTAGATACGTATTATACGAAGGCGTACTTGCGACATTTGTTCGCTGCCAATGAGTTTTTGGGCAAACAGATTGCCTCGATTCACAATTTAGGGTTTTACTTGTGGTTAGTGCGTGAGGCGCGGCGTCAAATCCTCGCTGGGAGCTTTGCATCGTGGAAGGCGGCAATGGTGCCACGGTTAGAAAATAGATTATAG
- a CDS encoding class I SAM-dependent methyltransferase: MTKQEKLHSILRDDLNKTYVSEDGEILKYLNPAYLSGDNEKYMQLYNKLAPLYDFGERWIGWLKYGNTVAKMRSEMMQLLEWKQGVKVLYVSVGTGKDFNYLPKSVDKKSLDIVGVDISIGMLWRAQKVWKHKLNLSLVNCAAEDLPFVDNSFDVVFHVGGINFFSNKERAINEMLRVAKPQTLLMIADETQDFIESQYKKNSLTKKAYADAHFDLSEIEKAIPEIVLNRQTHYLWDNRFYAMTFRKP, from the coding sequence ATGACAAAACAAGAAAAACTTCATTCGATATTGAGAGATGACCTCAACAAGACGTATGTATCAGAGGATGGGGAGATACTGAAATATCTTAACCCTGCCTATTTATCAGGGGATAATGAGAAATATATGCAGCTCTATAACAAATTAGCTCCTTTGTACGACTTTGGCGAGCGTTGGATAGGATGGCTTAAATATGGCAATACCGTAGCGAAAATGCGCAGCGAGATGATGCAGCTCTTGGAGTGGAAGCAAGGGGTGAAGGTGCTGTACGTATCGGTAGGTACAGGCAAGGATTTTAATTATTTGCCCAAGAGTGTAGATAAAAAATCACTTGACATTGTCGGGGTAGACATATCAATAGGAATGTTATGGCGTGCACAGAAAGTATGGAAGCATAAGCTCAACCTCTCATTAGTGAATTGTGCAGCAGAAGATTTGCCTTTTGTAGATAATAGTTTCGATGTGGTTTTTCACGTGGGAGGTATTAACTTCTTTTCAAACAAAGAGCGGGCAATCAATGAGATGTTGCGCGTAGCCAAACCGCAAACCCTACTGATGATAGCCGATGAAACGCAAGACTTTATTGAGAGTCAGTACAAAAAAAATAGTTTGACCAAAAAAGCATACGCAGACGCTCATTTTGATTTGAGTGAAATTGAGAAGGCTATTCCTGAGATAGTACTCAATCGTCAGACACATTATTTGTGGGATAATCGCTTTTATGCAATGACTTTTAGAAAACCTTGA
- a CDS encoding diadenylate cyclase: MKLFDVLEISIADILDILLFAVLLYYIYRLIKGTVAINIFMGIVIIYLIWKITEAFQMQLLSSILGQFIGVGVFALIVVFQQEIRSFLLTLGSTNITARNKFSQLFHSFKPKEISLEIDGLVSVCQKLSSTNTGALIVLERNVPLDFVTETGDKVNIEFCEPIIESIFYKNSPLHDGAIVIRDNHIIATRVILPVVGENQLPKRYGLRHRAAISITEKTDATALVVSEETGRISYFKGGSFVKYKDIANLIELIKQDFRLIS, encoded by the coding sequence ATGAAACTATTTGATGTATTAGAGATTTCGATAGCTGATATACTTGATATACTGCTTTTTGCGGTATTGTTGTACTATATCTACCGCCTGATAAAAGGTACTGTGGCTATTAACATCTTTATGGGGATTGTGATTATCTACCTGATATGGAAAATCACTGAGGCCTTCCAAATGCAGTTGCTTAGTAGTATTTTAGGACAGTTCATAGGGGTGGGGGTCTTTGCCTTGATAGTGGTCTTTCAGCAGGAAATACGCAGTTTTCTGTTGACATTAGGTTCTACAAATATTACGGCACGCAATAAGTTCAGCCAGCTATTCCATTCATTCAAGCCTAAGGAAATTTCTCTAGAAATCGACGGCTTAGTGAGTGTATGTCAGAAGCTATCTTCTACTAATACAGGGGCTTTGATAGTATTGGAGCGCAATGTTCCTTTGGACTTTGTCACTGAAACAGGCGATAAAGTGAATATAGAGTTCTGTGAGCCTATTATAGAGAGTATTTTTTATAAGAATAGTCCTTTGCACGATGGAGCTATTGTCATCAGGGATAATCATATTATTGCCACCCGTGTGATACTTCCTGTAGTAGGTGAAAATCAATTGCCTAAACGCTATGGATTACGCCACAGGGCAGCTATTTCTATCACTGAAAAGACAGATGCTACTGCATTAGTAGTTTCAGAAGAAACGGGGCGTATATCGTACTTCAAAGGAGGTAGTTTTGTGAAATATAAAGATATTGCGAACCTTATCGAACTTATCAAGCAAGATTTTAGGCTTATTTCATAA